A single Perognathus longimembris pacificus isolate PPM17 chromosome 17, ASM2315922v1, whole genome shotgun sequence DNA region contains:
- the LOC125365365 gene encoding glycosaminoglycan xylosylkinase isoform X1, whose product MKLKQRVVLLAILLVIFIFTKVFLIDNLDTSAANREDQRAFHRMMTGLRVELVPKLDHTLQSPWEIAAQWVVPREVYPEETPELGAIMHAMATKKIIKADVGYKGTQLKALLILEGGQKVVFKPKRYSRDYIVEGEPYAGYDRHNAEVAAFHLDRILGFRRAPLVVGRFVNLRTEIKPVATEQLLSTFLTVGNNTCFYGKCYYCRETEPACADGDTMEGSVTLWLPDVWPLQKHRHPWGRTYREGKLARWEYDESYCDAVKKTSPYDSGPRLLDIIDTAVFDYLIGNADRHHYESFQDDEGASMLILLDNAKSFGNPSLDERSILAPLYQCCIIRVSTWNRLNYLKNGVLKSALKSALAHDPISPVLSDFHLDAVDQRLLNVLATIKQCTDQFGMDTVLVEDRMPLSHL is encoded by the coding sequence ATGAAGCTAAAGCAGCGAGTCGTGCTCTTAGCAATACTCCTTGTCATCTTTATCTTCACCAAAGTTTTCCTGATTGACAACTTAGATACATCAGCTGCCAACCGGGAGGACCAGAGGGCTTTTCACAGAATGATGACTGGCTTGCGGGTAGAGCTGGTGCCCAAGCTGGACCACACTTTGCAATCTCCATGGGAGATAGCAGCCCAATGGGTAGTTCCCCGGGAAGTGTACCCTGAAGAGACACCAGAACTGGGGGCAATCATGCATGCCATGGCCACCAAGAAAATCATTAAAGCTGATGTGGGCTATAAAGGGACACAGTTAAAAGCTTTACTGATACTTGAAGGAGGACAGAAAGTTGTCTTCAAACCTAAGCGGTATAGCCGAGACTATATAGTAGAAGGAGAGCCATATGCTGGTTATGATAGACACAATGCAGAAGTTGCAGCTTTTCATTTGGACAGGATTCTGGGCTTCCGCCGAGCCCCCTTGGTGGTTGGCAGATTTGTTAATCTTCGAACAGAGATCAAGCCTGTCGCCACGGAGCAGCTGCTGAGCACCTTCCTAACTGTAGGAAACAATACTTGTTTTTATGGGAAATGCTATTACTGCCGAGAAACAGAGCCAGCATGTGCTGATGGAGACACAATGGAGGGATCTGTTACACTTTGGCTTCCAGATGTGTGGCCTCTGCAGAAACATCGACACCCCTGGGGGAGAACTTACAGAGAAGGCAAATTGGCCAGGTGGGAGTATGATGAGAGCTATTGTGATGCTGTGAAGAAAACGTCCCCATATGACTCAGGCCCACGCCTCTTAGACATCATTGACACTGCAGTCTTTGATTACCTGATTGGCAATGCTGACCGCCATCACTATGAGAGCTTTCAAGATGATGAAGGCGCTAGTATGCTAATCCTTCTTGATAATGCCAAAAGCTTTGGGAACCCCTCGCTGGATGAGAGAAGCATTCTTGCCCCTCTCTATCAGTGTTGCATCATTCGGGTTTCTACCTGGAACAGACTGAACTACCTTAAGAATGGAGTGCTAAAGTCTGCCTTAAAATCTGCCCTGGCCCATGACCCCATCTCCCCTGTGCTGTCTGATTTTCACCTGGATGCTGTGGACCAGCGGCTCCTGAATGTCCTGGCCACCATAAAGCAGTGCACTGACCAATTTGGGATGGACACTGTGCTGGTGGAAGATAGAATGCCTCTCTCCCACTTGTGA
- the LOC125365365 gene encoding glycosaminoglycan xylosylkinase isoform X2, producing MKLKQRVVLLAILLVIFIFTKVFLIDNLDTSAANREDQRAFHRMMTGLRVELVPKLDHTLQSPWEIAAQWVVPREVYPEETPELGAIMHAMATKKIIKADVGYKGTQLKALLILEGGQKVVFKPKRILGFRRAPLVVGRFVNLRTEIKPVATEQLLSTFLTVGNNTCFYGKCYYCRETEPACADGDTMEGSVTLWLPDVWPLQKHRHPWGRTYREGKLARWEYDESYCDAVKKTSPYDSGPRLLDIIDTAVFDYLIGNADRHHYESFQDDEGASMLILLDNAKSFGNPSLDERSILAPLYQCCIIRVSTWNRLNYLKNGVLKSALKSALAHDPISPVLSDFHLDAVDQRLLNVLATIKQCTDQFGMDTVLVEDRMPLSHL from the exons ATGAAGCTAAAGCAGCGAGTCGTGCTCTTAGCAATACTCCTTGTCATCTTTATCTTCACCAAAGTTTTCCTGATTGACAACTTAGATACATCAGCTGCCAACCGGGAGGACCAGAGGGCTTTTCACAGAATGATGACTGGCTTGCGGGTAGAGCTGGTGCCCAAGCTGGACCACACTTTGCAATCTCCATGGGAGATAGCAGCCCAATGGGTAGTTCCCCGGGAAGTGTACCCTGAAGAGACACCAGAACTGGGGGCAATCATGCATGCCATGGCCACCAAGAAAATCATTAAAGCTGATGTGGGCTATAAAGGGACACAGTTAAAAGCTTTACTGATACTTGAAGGAGGACAGAAAGTTGTCTTCAAACCTAAGCG GATTCTGGGCTTCCGCCGAGCCCCCTTGGTGGTTGGCAGATTTGTTAATCTTCGAACAGAGATCAAGCCTGTCGCCACGGAGCAGCTGCTGAGCACCTTCCTAACTGTAGGAAACAATACTTGTTTTTATGGGAAATGCTATTACTGCCGAGAAACAGAGCCAGCATGTGCTGATGGAGACACAATGGAGGGATCTGTTACACTTTGGCTTCCAGATGTGTGGCCTCTGCAGAAACATCGACACCCCTGGGGGAGAACTTACAGAGAAGGCAAATTGGCCAGGTGGGAGTATGATGAGAGCTATTGTGATGCTGTGAAGAAAACGTCCCCATATGACTCAGGCCCACGCCTCTTAGACATCATTGACACTGCAGTCTTTGATTACCTGATTGGCAATGCTGACCGCCATCACTATGAGAGCTTTCAAGATGATGAAGGCGCTAGTATGCTAATCCTTCTTGATAATGCCAAAAGCTTTGGGAACCCCTCGCTGGATGAGAGAAGCATTCTTGCCCCTCTCTATCAGTGTTGCATCATTCGGGTTTCTACCTGGAACAGACTGAACTACCTTAAGAATGGAGTGCTAAAGTCTGCCTTAAAATCTGCCCTGGCCCATGACCCCATCTCCCCTGTGCTGTCTGATTTTCACCTGGATGCTGTGGACCAGCGGCTCCTGAATGTCCTGGCCACCATAAAGCAGTGCACTGACCAATTTGGGATGGACACTGTGCTGGTGGAAGATAGAATGCCTCTCTCCCACTTGTGA
- the LOC125366310 gene encoding LOW QUALITY PROTEIN: probable low-specificity L-threonine aldolase 2 (The sequence of the model RefSeq protein was modified relative to this genomic sequence to represent the inferred CDS: deleted 1 base in 1 codon), which yields MKTKSAGDPAARCAPRIVPGAPRGRHPRAGGGFGRRPAAPGGDRKPTAAAQSSAEEMEARRRVLGPHRSMEGFSTLQGSVEDWNWLSCWSQLQLSLCSPTPSALYLRRQYLATIGAQLKLYWKKHATLTRPSEVARTTIPSVPRGQPSSAPVVPGTPGRGRAASRTPRSEPRSLAGSRVRRSFPGGTAAAASAMLRGPGRALGPALQASWARWSGSRAGVPARVVDLRSDTVTRPGPAMRRAMAEAAVGDDDYGEDPTVRELQEKTAELLGVERTLFVPTNTMANLISVMGHCRRRGSQLLLGQESHLHVYEQGLVAQIAGVHSHPLPDLPHGTLDLEELERAITRGLGSPYHPVCELVCLEDTHNSAGGRALPIDYLRQVGPPPPPPPPPPCLPCTAWRGGHGARVHLDGARLMNAAVALRVPPARIVEHCDSVSFCFSKGLGAPVGAVLGGPKDFIEEAWRLRKTLGGGMHQSGVLAAAALAGLAGAEEALRRDHSNARRFAQGLQALASPICSVDPAAVETNIVLVRVHGLPAARLCQRLQAVSAHEAAQTGQAVRVLLLPWTERAVRAVWHRDVSARDTELALRKWELVLRQLGSGGGDREAGAPAGAEWAAPLA from the exons CCCAGTCTTCAGCGGAAGAAATGGAGGCACGGCGGCGTGTGTTAGGACCACACAGGAGCATGGAGGGATTTTCCACCCTGCAAGGCTCGGTGGAAGACTGGAACT GGCTGTCCTGTTGGTCCCAGCTGCAACTGTCCTtgtgttcccccaccccctcggCCTTGTACCTACGCAGACAGTACCTGGCAACAATAGGTGCTCAGTTAAAACTATATTGGAAAAAG CATGCCACACTGACCCGTCCGAGCGAAGTAGCGCGGACTACAATTCCCAGCGTGCCCCGGggccagcccagctcagccccggTCGTGCCGGGGACCCCGGGTCGCGGAAGGGCGGCTTCGCGAACCCCGCGCTCGGAGCCGCGCTCGCTGGCGGGAAGCAGGGTCCGCCGGTCCTTCCCGGGTGGAACGGCGGCCGCCGCCTCCGCCATGctccgcgggccgggccgggccctgggCCCGGCTCTCCAGGCGTCCTGGGCGCGGTGGTCCGGGAGCCGGGCGGGGGTCCCGGCCCGCGTGGTGGACCTGCGCAGCGACACGGTGACCAGGCCCGGCCCCGCCATGCGGCGCGCCATGGCCGAGGCGGCCGTGGGGGACGACGACTACGGCGAGGACCCCACCGTGCGCG agctGCAGGAAAAGACCGCGGAGCTGCTTGGGGTGGAGCGGACTCTGTTTGTACCCACTAACACCATGGCCAACCTCATCTCTG TGATGGGTCACTGCCGGCGCCGGGGCTCCCAGCTCCTCCTCGGGCAGGAAAGCCACCTTCACGTCTATGAGCAGGGCTTAGTGGCTCAG atTGCCGGGGTGcattcccaccccctcccagaCCTGCCCCACGGCACCCTGGACCTGGAGGAGCTGGAGCGGGCCATCACCCGTGGCCTGGGGAGCCCGTACCACCCCGTCTGCGAGCTCGTGTGCCTGGAGGACACGCACAACAGCGCAGGGGGCCGGGCCCTCCCCATCGACTACCTCCGCCAGgtaggcccccctcccccgccgccaccgccgccaccaTGCCTCCC GTGCACCGCCTGGCGCGGGGGGCACGGGGCCCGGGTGCACCTGGACGGCGCCCGGCTGATGAACGCAGCGGTGGCCCTGCGTGTGCCCCCGGCCCGCATCGTGGAGCACTGTGACTCGGTGTctttctgcttctccaag ggcctgggcgcgcCGGTGGGGGCTGTGCTTGGGGGGCCCAAAGACTTCATCGAAGAAGCCTGGCGGCTCCGGAAAACCCTGGGC GGGGGCATGCACCAGAGCGGGGTGCTGGCTGCGGCCGCCTTGGCGGGGCTGGCGGGCGCGGAGGAGGCGCTGCGGAGGGACCACAGCAACGCCCGGAGGTTTGCCCAAG GCCTGCAGGCGCTGGCCTCGCCCATCTGCTCTGTGGACCCTGCTGCCGTGGAGACGAACATAGTGCTGGTGCGGGTGCACGGGCTGCCAGCCGCCCGGCTGTGCCAGCGCCTGCAGGCCGTGAGCGCCCACGAGGCGGCCCAGACCGGCCAGGCCGTGCGCGTGCTGCTGCTCCCCTGGACGGAGCGGGCCGTGCGCGCCGTGTGGCACCGCGACGTCTCTGCGCGGGACACGGAGCTGGCGCTGCGCAAGTGGGAGCTCGTGCTGCGGCAGCTGGGGTCCGGAGGCGGGGACCGGGAGGCCGGGGCCCCCGCCGGGGCGGAGTGGGCGGCGCCCCTGGCCTAG